The following proteins are co-located in the Haloarcula marismortui ATCC 43049 genome:
- a CDS encoding universal stress protein gives MTILVAIANDSVSPAVIDTAVRLADGLDEELYVVHLVDENTADGTAMQLRDEMRDRFRDATVVATVAIEHVGRSAMRSGTRIGNELLELAADVDVQHIVMGHEPKGLAGRLREGDAAVAVIDAADVPVTIVPEGPVDA, from the coding sequence ATGACCATTCTTGTGGCTATCGCCAACGATTCGGTCTCTCCGGCAGTCATTGATACGGCAGTTCGACTCGCCGACGGACTCGACGAGGAACTGTACGTCGTCCACCTCGTCGACGAGAACACCGCTGATGGCACAGCCATGCAACTCCGGGACGAGATGCGCGACCGGTTCCGCGACGCCACCGTCGTGGCGACGGTCGCTATCGAACACGTCGGCCGGTCTGCAATGCGCTCGGGCACGCGGATCGGCAACGAACTGCTCGAACTCGCGGCTGATGTGGATGTTCAGCACATCGTCATGGGCCACGAGCCGAAGGGGCTGGCCGGCAGACTCCGGGAAGGCGACGCCGCAGTCGCCGTCATCGACGCCGCCGATGTGCCCGTTACTATCGTCCCCGAAGGTCCCGTCGACGCGTGA
- a CDS encoding PKD domain-containing protein, whose product MSAIGHSRVTPLIPGSPRRWLPLLVLLLAVPLLMPIATDTVVAEDTEPPEWGNATRSDDTTIEVTLYDDESIATNTIQADDFTLTAGRVENVSVTSINAAKGNKSGARVSLALESKVDKNNVSVSLRNTANITDTAGNELPDEAVTATGMDAVVPKYRDFNVTRVNSSTAEITVETHERLDQLRVSIGGASLDTLNISAFTERTGNSAVYTREYTFPEEGEYSLLLMSVTDRHGNNNSFSRQQTFLYDGTGPNVTVTGPRNATVGEPVAFSAAETTDGQGVESIQWQVGDDTILSGENITVAFASPGSHEVAVTATDPFGNTETVTRVVSVTGNGTVGNVTVQQPNATVASVSVNGTGQSQVIQPQVGALTSGPNGTLERLTASFPSNESATLTIRSRQPPPSFATATGHTGISRFALDNGAVPTADVLVRFTVNRDTLAAVDAEPGAVTLFRNSNGWTPLPTEVADRTESHIVYRATSPSLSTFVVGVERVTAADADSETATTNETATSEAAANGISTSESETTETSTPEPETQTETAGEPDIVVTNATAAPSTLSPGDRTVITVDLENRGTASGDHNVIVALNTSILTTRTVTVPAGETRTTEFARSVPENRTGELTVDGQRVGNVTGDSGGLPIPALPSIGVPNPLSLWPDGIVGTVLGGLLGVAVGLYGVLKALAIYLGY is encoded by the coding sequence ATGAGTGCCATCGGTCATTCCCGAGTCACGCCTTTGATACCCGGGAGTCCGCGCCGATGGCTCCCGCTTCTGGTTTTGCTTCTCGCGGTCCCGCTTCTCATGCCGATTGCGACAGACACCGTTGTAGCCGAAGACACTGAACCACCAGAATGGGGCAACGCGACGCGGAGCGACGACACGACCATTGAGGTCACTCTGTATGACGACGAGTCGATAGCCACGAACACGATTCAGGCAGACGATTTTACACTGACTGCGGGTCGGGTAGAGAACGTCTCTGTCACGTCGATCAATGCAGCGAAGGGGAATAAAAGTGGGGCGCGTGTGTCGCTCGCCCTCGAAAGCAAGGTAGACAAAAACAATGTCTCAGTCAGCCTCCGCAATACTGCGAACATCACCGATACGGCAGGCAACGAACTCCCGGATGAGGCAGTCACCGCAACCGGAATGGATGCCGTCGTACCGAAGTACAGGGATTTCAATGTCACGCGGGTCAACAGTTCGACCGCCGAAATCACCGTTGAGACACATGAACGATTAGATCAACTACGCGTCTCCATCGGCGGGGCATCGCTTGACACGCTCAATATCTCAGCATTCACTGAACGTACCGGCAACTCAGCCGTCTACACCCGGGAATACACGTTCCCTGAAGAAGGTGAGTACTCACTGTTGCTGATGTCGGTGACCGACAGGCACGGGAACAACAACTCCTTTTCCCGACAGCAGACGTTCCTCTATGATGGGACTGGACCGAACGTCACCGTTACTGGTCCGAGAAACGCGACAGTTGGCGAACCAGTGGCGTTCTCTGCAGCGGAAACGACAGACGGCCAGGGTGTTGAGTCTATCCAGTGGCAGGTGGGTGATGACACGATCCTGAGCGGCGAGAACATCACCGTGGCATTCGCCTCGCCTGGCAGTCACGAGGTTGCAGTGACGGCTACCGATCCATTTGGGAACACGGAAACAGTGACCAGAGTCGTGTCTGTGACGGGGAATGGAACCGTTGGGAACGTGACCGTGCAGCAACCGAATGCGACTGTCGCAAGTGTCTCGGTGAATGGGACTGGGCAGTCACAGGTGATCCAGCCCCAAGTGGGTGCACTCACCAGCGGCCCGAACGGAACACTGGAACGACTCACGGCGTCGTTCCCGTCCAACGAATCTGCGACGCTCACCATCCGCTCTCGCCAGCCTCCGCCGTCGTTCGCGACTGCGACTGGCCACACTGGTATCAGCCGGTTTGCTCTCGACAATGGCGCAGTTCCAACTGCGGATGTGCTGGTTAGGTTTACTGTGAACCGCGACACACTTGCGGCGGTCGACGCGGAGCCCGGAGCTGTGACACTGTTCCGGAACAGCAACGGATGGACGCCGTTACCGACTGAAGTCGCCGACCGGACCGAATCGCACATCGTGTACCGGGCTACATCACCGAGTCTCTCAACGTTTGTTGTCGGAGTCGAGCGGGTGACAGCAGCAGACGCGGATTCGGAGACAGCGACGACAAATGAGACGGCAACGTCTGAAGCCGCGGCAAACGGGATATCGACATCTGAATCCGAGACGACTGAGACATCGACGCCTGAACCCGAGACACAAACAGAGACCGCCGGAGAACCAGATATCGTGGTCACGAACGCCACGGCTGCTCCGTCGACGCTCAGTCCCGGCGACCGGACCGTCATCACTGTCGATCTGGAAAACCGGGGCACTGCAAGCGGCGACCACAACGTAATCGTCGCGCTCAACACCTCGATACTGACAACGCGGACGGTCACCGTCCCTGCTGGCGAGACGCGAACGACGGAGTTTGCCCGCTCCGTTCCGGAAAACAGGACCGGCGAGCTAACGGTCGACGGGCAGCGCGTCGGGAACGTGACGGGTGACAGCGGTGGTCTCCCGATTCCAGCGCTCCCGTCGATCGGCGTTCCGAACCCGCTCTCGCTGTGGCCTGACGGCATCGTCGGAACCGTTCTCGGTGGGCTACTGGGCGTCGCTGTTGGGCTGTACGGCGTTCTCAAAGCGCTGGCGATCTATCTCGGCTACTAA
- a CDS encoding DMT family transporter: MDVTEPRIDPRIGLVVAVLAVSTSAILVRWTDAAASVAAFYRVLLTTALLAPLALGRHRSAFGRLARRDVLAAGATGVALAVHFAAWFESLAWTSVAASVTLVQCQPLFVAIGAWALLDERVTRGTTAGILVAIGGIIVMSVGELLGSGTVGQRPLYGNALALVGGVMAAGYVLAGRSLRQRFPLIPYVTVVYGVAAVCLLVFVVASGHPVTGYPPREWALFFAMAVGPGVFGHTVLNWALAHVESSMVSVSLLGEPVGSALLALLLLAEIPGPSTVAGGAVVLVGIGVVARSRSVGAAPAD, from the coding sequence GTGGACGTGACCGAGCCGCGAATCGACCCGCGAATCGGGCTGGTCGTCGCAGTCCTTGCGGTCAGTACGAGCGCGATTCTCGTCCGCTGGACCGACGCTGCGGCGTCGGTAGCGGCATTCTACCGTGTCCTGTTGACGACCGCGCTGCTGGCCCCGCTGGCGCTGGGTCGGCATCGGTCGGCGTTCGGGCGACTCGCTCGACGGGACGTACTGGCGGCCGGGGCGACGGGCGTCGCGCTCGCAGTGCACTTCGCCGCGTGGTTCGAGAGCCTGGCGTGGACGAGCGTTGCGGCGTCGGTCACGCTGGTCCAGTGCCAGCCGCTGTTCGTCGCCATCGGCGCGTGGGCGCTACTGGACGAGCGTGTCACGCGTGGCACGACGGCGGGCATTCTGGTCGCTATCGGCGGTATCATCGTGATGTCTGTCGGCGAACTGCTCGGAAGCGGGACTGTCGGCCAGCGTCCACTGTACGGCAACGCCTTGGCCCTCGTCGGTGGTGTCATGGCCGCCGGCTACGTGCTCGCCGGACGCTCGCTCCGCCAGCGGTTCCCCCTTATCCCCTACGTGACCGTCGTCTACGGTGTCGCCGCGGTCTGCCTGCTCGTCTTCGTCGTCGCGTCGGGCCACCCTGTGACAGGCTACCCGCCCCGGGAGTGGGCACTGTTCTTCGCGATGGCCGTTGGCCCCGGCGTATTCGGCCACACCGTCCTCAACTGGGCGCTGGCACACGTCGAATCCAGTATGGTCAGTGTCTCACTGCTCGGTGAACCGGTCGGGAGCGCGCTGCTGGCGCTGCTGTTGCTCGCGGAAATACCTGGTCCGTCGACCGTCGCCGGCGGAGCCGTCGTGCTCGTCGGTATCGGCGTTGTTGCTAGAAGCCGGTCGGTCGGAGCAGCGCCAGCGGACTGA
- a CDS encoding DoxX family membrane protein, whose amino-acid sequence MSYQAANPLADDFELKLGGAWTAYWLAFLRVVTGWWFFHAGVTKLIEDGLAYSYGPMYLKQMTGTALGPIPVLMGEHLGWLIQAMVPLGETLIGLGLMVGALVRLASVFGVFFMSLFWIGNAGFGHGLVNSDFMGLLLFMTMIVLATGRYYGLDAIIEKTKLVKRHPKLRYLLG is encoded by the coding sequence ATGTCCTATCAAGCGGCGAACCCCCTGGCAGACGACTTCGAGCTCAAGCTCGGCGGGGCCTGGACCGCATACTGGCTGGCGTTCCTGCGTGTCGTAACCGGCTGGTGGTTCTTCCACGCAGGCGTAACGAAGCTCATCGAAGACGGGCTGGCCTACAGCTACGGGCCGATGTATCTCAAGCAGATGACTGGCACGGCACTCGGTCCGATCCCCGTGCTGATGGGCGAACACTTGGGCTGGCTCATTCAGGCGATGGTTCCGCTGGGCGAGACGCTCATCGGGCTGGGACTGATGGTCGGCGCGCTAGTCAGGCTCGCATCCGTGTTCGGGGTCTTCTTCATGTCCCTGTTCTGGATCGGCAACGCGGGCTTCGGCCACGGGCTGGTCAACAGCGACTTCATGGGCCTGCTGCTGTTCATGACGATGATCGTGCTGGCCACCGGTCGCTACTATGGCCTCGACGCGATCATCGAGAAGACCAAACTGGTCAAACGACACCCGAAACTCAGGTACCTGCTCGGCTAA
- a CDS encoding RIO1 family regulatory kinase/ATPase — protein sequence MAFRRLLRGTVPWEQLEGVVRAVIGRYDEPAARVAFLEADNWLSTPLVVNDQWFVKVITGQNSLVHTLLTAGRNIGAFSSGTEGFFEHFGTPYEMAEHELAATRRMREIGVNAPEPIEAFEYDGMGVLVLEYIPDFEPLDDLPTQTVERHSPTVFDFLNRMHKDGLAHGDFRCENVLVAHGDLYFIDATSVREAAIRDARAYDVACALGALEPLIGAPAAVSAAAQYYDTSELLAAEEFLDFVNIRPDHDFAAAEIRGAVEKHA from the coding sequence ATGGCGTTCCGGCGACTCCTCCGTGGAACAGTCCCCTGGGAGCAACTCGAAGGTGTGGTGCGAGCGGTGATAGGGCGGTACGACGAGCCCGCGGCTCGCGTGGCGTTTCTGGAGGCGGACAACTGGCTCTCGACCCCGCTGGTCGTCAACGACCAGTGGTTCGTGAAAGTCATCACGGGGCAGAACTCGCTGGTTCATACACTGTTGACCGCCGGCCGCAACATCGGCGCGTTCTCGTCGGGCACCGAGGGCTTTTTTGAGCACTTCGGGACGCCCTACGAGATGGCGGAACACGAACTGGCGGCGACCCGACGGATGCGGGAGATCGGCGTTAACGCTCCCGAACCAATTGAGGCCTTCGAGTACGACGGAATGGGGGTTCTGGTGCTGGAGTATATTCCCGACTTCGAACCGCTGGATGACCTTCCGACCCAGACCGTCGAGCGACACAGTCCAACGGTGTTTGACTTCCTCAACCGGATGCACAAGGACGGCCTCGCACACGGCGATTTCCGCTGTGAGAACGTGCTCGTGGCCCACGGTGACCTGTACTTCATCGACGCCACGAGCGTCCGCGAGGCGGCTATCAGGGACGCTCGCGCCTACGACGTGGCCTGTGCGCTTGGCGCGCTGGAGCCGCTCATCGGTGCACCGGCTGCTGTCTCCGCTGCCGCACAGTATTACGATACGTCTGAATTGTTGGCTGCCGAGGAGTTCCTCGATTTCGTCAACATTCGCCCGGACCACGACTTCGCCGCCGCCGAAATCCGCGGAGCCGTCGAAAAACACGCGTAG
- a CDS encoding DUF5658 family protein, whose translation MVAEGDVFTTDRTVLIGTIDGWCSALLDELAAVERELWLVVAVTLIVDVWLTHIGLQHGLHEGNPVMRAAIETFGIAVLGLTKIGVLGLAGLTRQLLSDQRGVVVPLGLALPWVAAVVINAALLVSL comes from the coding sequence GTGGTTGCGGAGGGTGACGTGTTCACAACGGACCGAACGGTCCTGATAGGGACCATCGACGGGTGGTGTAGCGCTCTGCTCGACGAACTTGCGGCCGTCGAGCGAGAACTATGGCTTGTCGTCGCCGTGACGCTCATCGTCGACGTGTGGCTGACACACATCGGCCTCCAGCACGGTCTCCACGAAGGAAACCCCGTGATGCGGGCCGCGATAGAGACGTTTGGAATTGCCGTTCTTGGCCTGACGAAGATCGGCGTTCTCGGGCTGGCAGGGCTGACCCGCCAGTTGCTGAGCGACCAACGTGGTGTCGTCGTGCCGCTCGGGCTGGCGCTCCCGTGGGTGGCGGCCGTCGTGATCAACGCGGCCCTCTTGGTTAGCCTGTAG
- a CDS encoding metal-dependent hydrolase, with protein sequence MPSLVVHYAFVGLLAATLLGAAFDKRSLLLSILVVTFPDVDAFLGLYWQAGHRAATTNLVIPAVLALLIGADLYLRDKSYIKRRWGAYGVRVSWFCVVVYAVGHVLLDLITGGANLFWPLYDQFYQLSGHLELSSQRGIVQTFVELPEPRAQTAGGTGTGGSGGSTTQSMGNSSEVQMSTGIDPNPGQPEPETVDRVFPIARSGWELVVLVVGTLATAIRLRIGHDLPEE encoded by the coding sequence ATGCCTTCGCTGGTGGTCCACTACGCTTTTGTTGGGTTACTCGCCGCAACGCTGCTGGGTGCTGCATTCGATAAGCGGTCGTTGCTCCTGTCGATACTCGTCGTCACGTTTCCCGATGTAGACGCGTTCCTCGGTCTCTACTGGCAGGCCGGTCACCGAGCCGCGACGACGAACCTCGTCATCCCGGCGGTGCTGGCGCTCCTCATCGGAGCCGACCTGTACCTGCGCGACAAATCGTATATTAAGCGCCGCTGGGGGGCGTACGGTGTTCGAGTCAGCTGGTTCTGTGTTGTGGTGTATGCGGTGGGTCACGTACTGCTGGACTTGATTACTGGCGGTGCGAACCTCTTCTGGCCGCTGTACGACCAGTTCTATCAGCTCAGCGGCCATCTGGAGCTGTCGAGCCAGCGCGGTATCGTCCAGACGTTCGTCGAGCTACCCGAGCCGCGCGCTCAGACAGCCGGTGGCACCGGTACGGGCGGGAGCGGTGGCTCGACCACGCAGTCGATGGGCAACTCCAGCGAGGTGCAGATGAGTACCGGTATCGACCCCAATCCGGGCCAGCCGGAACCCGAGACTGTCGACCGTGTGTTCCCAATCGCCCGGAGCGGCTGGGAACTGGTCGTCCTCGTCGTCGGGACGCTCGCCACCGCCATCCGTCTGCGCATCGGCCACGACCTCCCGGAGGAGTGA
- a CDS encoding class 1 fructose-bisphosphatase: MSKSLDISTTEAEQTVTEVIDTIVATTPDVRRAVADYRGQSNSVNPTGDDQLAADLRADELFEQRVLGIDGVASYASEERADVKTTDGRLHVAMDPLDGSSNLEPNSGMGTIFGIYSEQPPTVGTNLLAAGFVIYGPITSMVVARDGSVREYILEDGDKRVVDDDVTVPEDPTVFGFGGGVDSWTDEFESYAEAVRHELKLRYGGAMVADINQVLTYGGIFSYPALESRPEGKLRVQFEGHPMAYILESAGGRSSDGDQSLLEIEPDELHERTPLYLGNDDLIDRLEANID, from the coding sequence ATGAGTAAGTCACTCGACATTTCGACCACCGAAGCCGAGCAGACAGTCACGGAAGTCATCGACACCATCGTCGCGACGACACCGGACGTCCGCCGCGCTGTTGCCGACTACCGTGGCCAGAGCAACTCCGTCAACCCCACTGGCGACGACCAGCTCGCGGCTGACCTGCGCGCCGACGAACTGTTCGAACAGCGGGTGCTGGGCATCGACGGCGTTGCCTCCTACGCTAGCGAGGAACGCGCGGACGTGAAAACGACAGACGGTCGCCTGCATGTCGCGATGGACCCCCTCGATGGGTCGAGCAACCTCGAACCCAACAGCGGGATGGGGACGATTTTCGGCATCTACAGCGAACAGCCACCGACTGTCGGTACCAATCTCCTCGCCGCCGGGTTCGTCATCTACGGTCCGATCACCTCGATGGTCGTTGCTCGGGACGGCAGCGTCCGCGAGTATATCCTTGAAGACGGCGACAAGCGGGTCGTCGACGACGACGTGACAGTCCCTGAAGACCCCACCGTATTCGGGTTTGGCGGCGGCGTCGACTCTTGGACCGACGAGTTCGAATCCTACGCCGAGGCGGTCCGTCACGAACTGAAACTCCGCTACGGCGGGGCGATGGTCGCGGACATCAATCAGGTACTCACCTACGGCGGCATCTTCTCGTACCCCGCACTTGAATCACGCCCCGAGGGGAAACTCCGGGTCCAGTTCGAGGGCCACCCGATGGCCTACATCCTTGAGTCAGCCGGCGGTCGGTCCTCCGACGGCGACCAGTCGTTACTTGAGATCGAACCCGACGAGCTACACGAGCGGACGCCGCTGTATCTCGGGAACGACGACCTGATCGACCGTCTCGAAGCGAATATCGACTGA
- a CDS encoding RNA-splicing ligase RtcB: MVLELTGEHTTARVMVDDESLVESGCREQIETLIDHPAFTEPVRIMPDTHWGAGAPIGFTMPLSERVVPNIVGVDVGCGMAATNLGPQLPLEDAERERRVREAVPMGRSVHDYDDAVHFVEAFPFERANRIFEQFDTAYAERFGEHIDPVEFDFNGYDGEYFESLCDRVLADQRQGMGYIIKSAGTLGGGNHFVEFGQARESGDYWLVIHSGSRYLGKSVAEYWQSTATDRRTIGEIRDQLPEEYVEYLKFDPDTVESRDLYAWVTGGMGESYIRKDRLRRELDGKEIEDAFDALGQVQDAIHSSDDEDRNTDLDWLEGREAHGYLVDMLFAQQYARWNRELMSDAVCDALGVDPVDRFQSIHNYIDFRDLTIRKGATPARDGQRLLVPFNMADGSIIARGKGNDEYHQTAPHGAGRVMSRRQAHSEVDMDEFAEAMDGIYSESVIKGVRDEAPMAYKDADAILSAIQPTAEVVEYVDAVHNLKATE, translated from the coding sequence ATGGTACTCGAACTGACGGGCGAACACACCACAGCACGGGTGATGGTCGACGACGAATCGCTCGTCGAGAGCGGGTGTCGGGAGCAGATCGAGACGCTCATCGACCATCCGGCGTTCACTGAGCCGGTTCGAATCATGCCGGACACGCACTGGGGGGCCGGCGCACCTATCGGCTTTACGATGCCGTTGAGCGAGCGCGTCGTGCCGAACATCGTCGGCGTCGACGTGGGGTGTGGAATGGCCGCGACGAACCTTGGCCCGCAACTCCCGCTAGAAGACGCTGAGCGCGAGCGACGCGTCCGCGAGGCGGTCCCGATGGGGCGGTCGGTCCACGACTACGACGATGCGGTCCACTTCGTCGAAGCGTTCCCGTTCGAGCGGGCCAACCGCATCTTCGAGCAGTTCGACACGGCCTACGCCGAGCGGTTCGGCGAACACATCGACCCCGTCGAGTTCGACTTCAACGGCTACGACGGAGAGTACTTCGAGTCGCTGTGTGACCGCGTTCTAGCTGACCAGCGCCAGGGCATGGGGTACATCATCAAGAGCGCGGGGACGCTGGGCGGCGGGAACCACTTCGTCGAGTTCGGCCAGGCCCGCGAGTCGGGTGACTACTGGCTGGTCATCCACAGCGGTTCCCGGTATCTGGGTAAGTCCGTCGCCGAGTACTGGCAGTCGACGGCGACGGACCGCCGAACAATCGGCGAGATCCGCGACCAGCTTCCCGAAGAGTACGTCGAGTACCTGAAATTCGACCCCGATACAGTCGAATCCCGCGACCTCTACGCCTGGGTCACTGGCGGCATGGGCGAATCCTACATCCGGAAGGACCGCCTCCGCCGCGAACTGGACGGCAAGGAGATCGAGGACGCCTTCGACGCGCTGGGACAGGTTCAGGATGCCATCCACAGCAGCGACGACGAGGACCGCAACACGGACTTAGACTGGCTGGAGGGTCGCGAGGCCCACGGCTACCTCGTCGATATGCTGTTCGCCCAGCAGTACGCCCGCTGGAACCGCGAACTGATGAGCGATGCCGTCTGTGACGCCCTTGGCGTCGACCCCGTCGACCGCTTCCAGTCGATTCACAATTACATCGACTTCCGTGACCTCACTATTCGCAAGGGAGCGACGCCCGCTCGCGACGGACAGCGGTTGCTGGTCCCGTTCAACATGGCCGACGGGTCGATTATCGCACGCGGGAAGGGCAACGACGAGTACCACCAGACAGCGCCACACGGTGCGGGCCGTGTGATGAGCCGCCGGCAGGCCCACAGCGAGGTCGATATGGACGAGTTCGCCGAAGCGATGGACGGTATCTACTCGGAGTCCGTCATCAAAGGCGTCCGGGACGAAGCGCCGATGGCGTACAAGGACGCCGACGCGATACTCTCGGCTATCCAGCCCACTGCCGAGGTCGTCGAGTACGTCGACGCCGTCCATAATCTGAAGGCAACTGAGTGA
- a CDS encoding SRPBCC family protein, which produces MDIYERQVRVEAPLAEVWKFHATGDGLVALTPDWMNIRIEAERGPDGEPNPDELTAGSVVESSIKPFGVPPRQQWVSNIVAREEGEDEAMFRDVMEEGPFPHWEHTHTFRALSDRETLVHDHVEFELPGGPLGRALGPFGCLGMEPMFRYRHQQTKKLLEG; this is translated from the coding sequence ATGGACATTTACGAGCGCCAGGTTCGCGTCGAAGCCCCGCTAGCAGAAGTCTGGAAATTCCACGCGACAGGCGACGGGCTGGTCGCACTGACCCCCGACTGGATGAACATCCGCATCGAGGCGGAGCGGGGACCGGATGGCGAGCCGAACCCCGACGAACTAACCGCCGGGTCGGTCGTCGAATCCTCGATCAAGCCCTTTGGCGTGCCGCCGCGCCAGCAGTGGGTCTCGAACATCGTTGCTCGGGAAGAAGGCGAGGACGAAGCGATGTTCCGCGACGTGATGGAGGAAGGGCCCTTTCCCCACTGGGAGCATACGCACACCTTCCGAGCGTTGAGCGACAGGGAGACGCTCGTCCACGACCACGTCGAGTTTGAACTACCAGGCGGACCGCTCGGCCGGGCCCTTGGCCCCTTCGGCTGTCTCGGGATGGAACCGATGTTCCGGTATCGCCATCAGCAGACGAAGAAACTACTCGAAGGGTAA
- a CDS encoding Glu/Leu/Phe/Val family dehydrogenase: protein MSPEVNPFESLQEQIDDASDYLEYSTDVLERLKHPERVLETNLSVEMDDGSVEVFRAYRSQFNGDRGPYKGGIRYHPQVTRDEVKALSGWMVYKCAAVNIPYGGGKGGIEIDPRQYSASEIERITRSFAKELRLIIGEDRDIPAPDVNTGQREMNWIKDTYETLENTTEPGVITGKAPESGGSAGRVEATGRSVMLTAREAFDYLGKDIEDATVAVQGYGNAGSVAAKLIEDLGANIVAVSDSSGAVYNPDGLGARDAKAFKSETGSLAGYEGATEELTNEELLTMDVDLLVPAALENAIDGDLARDVQADIVVEAANGPLTPNADDVFTERDVAVFPDILANAGGVTVSYFEWVQNRQRFYWSEERVNDELETIITNAFDDLVETYEETGAPNFRTAMYVVAIQRVVAAAEEGGIWP from the coding sequence ATGTCGCCTGAGGTAAACCCATTTGAGAGTTTACAGGAGCAGATCGACGACGCGTCGGACTATCTCGAATATTCGACCGACGTGCTCGAACGGCTGAAACACCCCGAGCGAGTGCTGGAGACGAACCTCTCCGTAGAGATGGACGACGGCTCCGTCGAGGTGTTTCGTGCCTACCGGTCACAGTTCAACGGTGACAGGGGACCGTACAAGGGCGGAATCCGGTATCATCCACAGGTCACACGCGATGAGGTCAAAGCGCTGTCTGGCTGGATGGTGTACAAGTGCGCTGCGGTCAACATCCCCTACGGCGGCGGGAAAGGCGGTATCGAGATCGACCCGCGCCAGTACTCGGCCAGCGAAATCGAGCGGATAACGCGGTCGTTCGCGAAAGAACTCCGGCTAATCATCGGCGAGGACCGGGACATCCCCGCGCCCGATGTCAACACCGGCCAGCGGGAAATGAACTGGATTAAGGACACCTACGAGACGCTGGAGAACACCACCGAACCCGGCGTCATCACCGGCAAGGCTCCGGAGTCGGGTGGCAGTGCGGGCCGCGTCGAAGCGACTGGCCGGTCCGTGATGCTCACGGCCCGCGAGGCGTTCGACTATCTTGGCAAGGACATCGAGGACGCGACGGTGGCTGTCCAGGGCTACGGGAACGCCGGCTCCGTGGCGGCGAAACTCATCGAGGATCTAGGCGCGAACATCGTCGCCGTATCGGACTCCTCAGGTGCCGTCTACAATCCCGACGGGCTCGGCGCACGCGACGCGAAGGCGTTCAAGAGCGAGACCGGGTCGCTAGCCGGCTACGAGGGCGCGACGGAGGAACTGACCAACGAAGAGCTGCTAACGATGGACGTGGACCTGCTTGTTCCGGCGGCACTCGAAAACGCTATCGACGGCGACCTCGCTCGGGATGTACAGGCCGACATCGTCGTGGAGGCGGCCAACGGCCCGCTGACACCGAACGCGGACGACGTATTCACGGAGCGCGACGTGGCCGTGTTCCCTGATATCCTCGCCAACGCCGGCGGCGTCACGGTGTCGTACTTCGAATGGGTCCAGAACCGCCAGCGGTTCTACTGGTCCGAAGAGCGGGTCAACGACGAACTGGAGACCATCATTACGAACGCGTTTGACGACCTCGTCGAAACTTACGAGGAGACCGGCGCGCCGAACTTCCGGACGGCGATGTACGTCGTCGCTATCCAGCGCGTCGTCGCTGCGGCCGAGGAAGGCGGCATCTGGCCCTGA